ATAGTAGCTTACAGTAGCTTAGAGTTTAACCACGGACAAACAGGCCAGGGCAGAGGAAAGAGTGCCAGGCTGGGTGGTGGACATCTGGACCCTAGTCCAGGCTCTGTGTCTGCCCAACCTGTGACTCCAAGCAAGTCCCTTCTGTGGACCACTGCTCCCACCTTTGAAGGCACAGCTTGGCCTCAGTACTTGTGGGGTCATTTCTCACCCTAAATAGTAAGATTTTTAAGGCATTGGGACAGGCTAATACAGGGGCTGCAAACTTACAAGCTTTCAGGGGCCAGGTAGGGAACAGGGAGTGGAGGGTTGATCTGGTGAGGACATATCCCTACAAAGAGAGTCACCAGTTCCCACCATGTGGGAGCCCATGTTCAATTACCAAGTCATTGGTCTTTTCCAGTGAAGTCAGAAATCTgggatgatgatgaagatgatggaaTTTCTTAACATTTCAATCATTAAGCAAGCCAAGCCAAACTATTCTGCTAGCTTGTCCACAGTAAACTTTTTGCAAACGCCGCAAGGCATGTCCTTAGTTCAGAGTCTTCTGACTTCTCTACTCAGAGCAGGAAGAGACCTTGGGCTCAAAGGTTCATTCCCAGATTTGGGGAGGGAAGTGGGATGGGAGGTCTGCTTCATAACTTCTTCACAAAGAGAGGCATCCCTCATAGCTTTCTTGGGATAATGGGCATCCCTGGGGCCAGGGGCGGGCTGGGGATGGGGCACCTCCAAACCAATTACAACATTTAAAATACCAGTTTTATAGAAAAGCTCTTGAATACCCACAGGAATGGAAAAGGACAGCTCTAGGAATCATTTGTACAGgaataccttggagatattgtaGGTTCCATTACAGACCTCTGCAATAAAGCATATAGCAAAATAAAGCAAGTCATACAAATTTTTTGGTTTCGTAGTGCATATAaaagtgagatatatatatatatatatatatacacatatacacacacagaagtTCTATATAACTTATTTACATATAAgttatatataacttatatagatatatctacatatgtatatatatatgcatatataacttttatactatatatacatatatgtatatataacttttatacatgtaagtatatataattttatatatacatatgtatgcatatatatataattttgtataaaaatatttttataaaatatactgtAGTCCATTAAGTGCACagtagaattaaataaaatatatagtataaaatataCTACAGTCTATTAAgtgtatacagtatatatatgtatgtacatatatgtgagtatatacagtataaaatatactgtaatatattgtaaatataatGGCATCAAGAATGGTGAATCCTATTCAGatggttttcaatttactttgcccagatctagcagaggaatcactatctgtGGCAGCTaaagccttacaaaatgtatatattgtaatatatatacctatacataCGTATACTTAAACAGTGTAAaatatactgtagtctattaagtatgcaaCAGAATTACACCCAAAAacaatgtacatattttaattttaaatacttgaTTGCTTAAAAAAGTGCTAACAATCATCGGGTGAGTCTTAAtctctttttgctggtggagagtCTTGCCTCCATGTTGGTGGCTGCTGACTGAGCAGTTTGGTGGTTGCTGGTGACTGGAgtgactgtggcaatttcttaaaataagacaacggTGGGTTTGCTGCATCAATGGACCTCTTCTTTCATGAAAGATGTCTCTGTAGCATACACTGCTGCCTGATAGCATTTTGCCCACAGCAGAACTTCTTACAAaactggagtcaatcctctcaaccCCTGACACTGCTTTGTCAACTAaggttatttaatattatttattatttaatattctaaGTTCTTTGTGGTCATTTCAACAATGACCACAAAgaagcatcttcaccaggagattttatctcaagaaactactttaTTTACTCATCCATAAGAgacaactcctcatccattcttcaggctccacttctagttctggttctcttgctatttctacatctgcagttacttccttcaGTGAGTTCTTGAAGCCCTCAAAGCCATTCATGATGTTtggaatcaactttttaaaaatttctattaatgttgatattttaaccTTTTCTCCTGAATCattaatgttcttaatggcatcaaGAATGGTGAATCCTATTCAGACAGTTAtcagtttactttgcccagatccatcagaggaatcactatctatgacaGCTAAAGCCTTACAAAATTTCTTAAATCATCAAATTTGAAGGTTGAAATGACTCCTTGaaccatgggctgcagaatggatgctgtgttagccaacatgaaaacaacattgatctccttgtacatctccatcagagccctGGGGTGACTAGGTGagttgtcaatgagcagtaatattttgaaaggaatcatTTCTTCTGAGTAGTAGGtttcaacagtgggcttaaaatattcagtaaaccattcTTAAACAGATGTGCTGCCATCCAGGTTTTGTTGTTCCATTTTTAGAGCATAGGCAGAGTAGATTGAGCATACTTCTTAATGGCCCTAcgatttttggaatggtaaataaCCATTGGGTTCatcttaaagtcaccagctgtatGAGCCCCTAAAAAGAGAGTGagcctgtcctttgaaactttgaagccTGACATTGACTTCCCCTTTCTAGCtttgaaagtcctagatggcatcttttcCCAATATAAGGCTATTTcttctacactgaaaatctgttgttcagTGTAGtcaccttcatcaattatcttagctggATCTTCTGAATCACTTCCTGCAGTTTCTACAACACTTGCTGCTTGAGCTTTGAACTTTCACATTATGAAGAGGACATTTTTCCTTAAACCTCaagaaccaacctctgctagcttcaaacttttcttctgcagcttcctctcctctttcagtcttcacagaatgaaagaaagtttccgtcttgctctggattaggctttggcttaagggaatgttgaggctggtttgatcttctatccagatgACTAAAGCTTTCTCCACattagcaataaggctgttttgcttgcctatcatttgtgtgtttgctGGAGTAGCACTTctaatttcctttaagaacttttgctttgcattcacaacttggctgttagGCACAAAATGCCTCACtttggcctgtcttggcttttgacatgccaTTCTCATTAAGgctaatcatttctagcttttaatttaaaatgagagtCATATGACATTTCCTTTCACCTGAACACTTAGAGGTCAAAATAAGGTTATAAATTGGCCTAATCTCaatattcttgtgcctcagcaaaTAGAGAGGCCCAAGGAGAATGTCCAGCCAGGGGATCAGTCAGAACACACccaacatttatcaattaagttggCCATCTTACATGGGTGCAGCTCATAGCACCTCAAAACAATGATGATAGTAATATTcaagatcacagatcaccataacaactataatagtaatttaaaagtttgaaataatgagagaattaccaaaatgtaacacacagacacaaaatgtGTACACGCTATTGGGAAACTGGCAGCAACAGTCTCATTCAaggcagggttgccacaaacctttcatttgtaaaaaaaacGCAATACGTGTGAAACACAATAAAGTGAAGCAGAGTAAAATGAAGTGTGCCTGTATGTAGCTTTGAAGTTCACTGTGTAGATCAGATTCCAACTTGACGAAAGTATTTCTAGAACCCACTATGCACAGAGTTCTGGGAGTACAGAAGAAGCTGATCCTGGCCCTTAAAGAGATTATGCTCAATGTCATTCACTTGAAGTCAACTCGATGTTTACTGAGTTCCTATCTTGGGTTCAGTAGGGATgggatgaagaagaaaagaggatgaGTTAGCCAGCCTCTGCCCCCCAACGTATCACAGCCTGTTAAGGAAGAGGGCTGTAGACAAAAATGACTCTAAGTCTGCCCACAGTAGCAGCTCTAATAGAAATTCAAACAGCATCTGAGCgtgaacgcttcacgaatttgcacaTTTGCTTAGGCTGCTATTTAAATTGCTTTCCTTTCCCTGTGCACATGCCGATAGGCAGTAGAGACGACAGCCCAGGTGCTCCCCAAGCTGGCTGGGAGGAAAGCGGTGGGGGCGGGATAGGGGATGATGCTGGGAGAATCAGATTGAGGTGAACACAAGGCTGCAGATATTCCACAGAGTGGACAATCAAGGGTCAACCCTAAGACCACCTCTCCCTCTGACCTGGCAGCTTTCTCATGaccattcttttctcttcttccgtCTTTGTCCCTTCTGTGTGCTCCCTCCTCCAACACGCTCACCCGCTTCTTCCcacctctgtctgtctgtccctccCTGCCTGGCTCATGCCGAGGGCAGGCACCTCTGTCAGCCTTCTCGCAGTTGTAGTTATTGTGTGTGGTGTGGCCCTGGTggcagtttttctctttctcttttggaaGCTGTGCTGGATGCCCTGGAGGAACAAGGAGGCCTCCAGTCCCTCTCCCGCTAATCCTCCCTTGGAAGCCCTCCAGAGCCCCAGCTTCAGAGGCAACATGGCAGACAAGCTGAAGGACCCCAGCACCCTGGGCTTCCTGGAGGCAGCTGTGAAGATCAGCCACACATCCCCAGATATCCCAGCTGAGGTGCAGATGTCGGTCAAGGAGCACATCATGCGTCACACGCGGCTGCAGCGACAAACCACAGAGCCAGCGTCATCCACTAGGTGAGGAGTGGACCGCTCCTTCCCCTGACCCCCATTATCTCCACACTCTCTTCTTTAATACACCTATGAGATTCCAGCCTGTGAGGATCAGAGATCAGAAACAATAACACATATCCTTTGATTGAGAAATATGTCAGATGATGTGATCCACGATGGGTGATCAATGGAGAGGTGGGTACCAGGAAAGACTTCACACAAGGCAAACCTTTGAGGCAGGTTGCTGTACATGTGGTGTGCACtcggtgtgtgtgggtgtgaagGGAACAGAATTGTGGAATAGGGGAGTGTGGGATATTTGGACGGAAAGACCTCAGGCAGAAGGGCGAGAGTATGTGAAGGCCTAGAGAAGTAGGAGTTGATGGTGCGTTTAGGGGTATGTCAGTAAAGCCGGATAGCTACAGTCTGCAGTGCATGGCAGATAAGGCAAGAGTCTTAATAGTTTGAAACTGAGGATTCCTTTAAAGCCTTTCAGATTTCCCTGCATGacaacaattgtaaatatatacaacatCCTTTAACTGAAAATAGCAACAAGAAAAACATAGCAAAAACCTACCCTAAATTCagaaacacttttaaaagatGTGGTGCAAGCATGCGTGAAGCATTGTATTTACTCAAAACGTAGGGCTCTGATGGATTCCTAGGTGCCTGCAATGACCCTTCAGGCTCTCAGGGGACTGACCAAAGAGAAGGAGGCCTGGTCTTCAGATTGGAGGCCAGGAATCAACATGCTGAGGGTCACACTGACCGTTGTCACAtggccttggacaagttgctCACCTTCCCTAAGCCTCGCTTTTTCCAACTGTAAAATAGGGCTGGTGACTTTTATACGGCAGTTGTGAGGAGCCAATGAAAGAGTCAATGCGATCTCTAAGGAGAGCTAACACATATATTGCTTATGATTATGGTTGCCCCTCTTCTAAGTACTTCATATGTAATCAATTCATTTCACTCTCACAGCTATCCTATGCAGTTGTTACTTTTATTATTCTCGTTTTtagggcacagagaggttaaataactttcccaagatcTCAGCTAGAAAGTGACAGAGCCAAAATTAACCTATGCAGTctaactccaaagcccatgcttcTAACCACTCCGCTGCCTGCCGTATAGGAAATGCCGAACAAATGGTGGCCATGACTGTGGTGACGGTGATGAGGGGGTTGCCACATGGAGGATAAGAAGGGATGGTCCTTCTCTTAAGGGATCTCATGATTTAATAAGGGAACCAGAGTCGTGTCTGCTAGGAGATAAACCTAAAAAGCAGGTAACAGAAAAGCAGGAGGAAGTGATTATGATAGCAATGGCTATGTTTACTGAGCTTACTATATACCAGGCACCATTCCAACTACTTTACAGATATTAAGACGTAATGCTCACAACAACCTTGCACACAAAGTGTGTGCAGAAGAAAAGTGGGGTtaataagaggaagaaaagggggcTCAACAAGGGATTGGATGAGCCAGGGTCTCCGGGCTTGTGTCTGTCTACATCCCCCTTTCCCTGCACCCTGACCACACTTccctctgccacctcctccaggcacACATCCTTCAAGCGCCACCTGCCAAGGCAGATGCATGTCTCCAGCGTAGACTACGGTAATGAGCTTCCACCAGCCGCAGAGCAGCCCACCAGCATCGGCCGCATCAAGCCCGAGCTCTACAAGCAGAAGTCAGTGGATGGGGACGATGCCAAGTCTGAGGCCACCAAGAGCTGCGGGAAGATCAACTTCAGCCTTCGCTATGATTATGAGACCGAGACCCTGATTGTGCGTATCCTGAAGGCTTTTGACCTCCCTGCCAAGGACTTCTGTGGGAGCTCTGACCCTTACGTCAAGATCTACCTCCTGCCTGACCGCAAATGCAAGCTGCAAACCCGGGTGCACCGCAAGACCCTGAACCCCACCTTCGATGAGAACTTCCACTTCCCCGTGCCCTACGAGGAGCTGGCTGACCGCAAGCTGCATCTCAGTGTCTTCGACTTCGACCGCTTCTCCCGTCATGACATGATTGGCGAGGTCATCCTGGACAACCTCTTTGAGGCCTCTGACCTGTCTCGGGAAACCTCCATCTGGAAGGACATCCAATACGCCACAAGTGTGAGTACAGTCCTGTTCCTTGGCTTCTTGATGATGTGCGATTCTGGGTTGGGTGGGACATGTGCCAGATCTCTCAGTTCCTAGGGACGAATGAGCCTTTGCCCTTTGGGATATGTAGAGGGAGTCTGGAAACTGCCCAGTGGCCCAGCCTACTATTGTGCTCTGCCCCAGCTTGGGATGACAGACAGCAAAGGCCCCATGTAGGTAGAAAGTGAAGGGAATTTTTTATCTATGGCTTCTGGTTGCATGTTCTAGGGTGATTCTTTCTACTGAGAGCACTGATGTGCATTAGAAGCTTGGCATAGGCAATCAAAACAGGCCATATAAATCAGGCTGAACCAGGCTATGCTGCAGCAGCAAACAGTCTGAGGATTTTGTGGCTTTAGACAACTAGAGTTATGCCTTGTTCATGTTTCATGTGCTTTACAGCTGGGCTGGGGACTCTACTCCACCTTGTTACCTGGGGACCCAAGCCAACAGAGGCCGCATTTAGACATGTGCCCCCACAGCTAAACatcaggaggaagaggaagtggcTGATCATGCACTATTTATTAAAGCTTCCATGCAGACGTGACACATGTCACTTCCACTCCCGTTAGAACAAGACACATGGTAACTCCTAACATCAAGGGAGAAGGGGCAAAGTAATCCTACCAAGTGCCCAGAAGGGGAGCTGGACATACCTAATGAACAGCATGACTGACGAGTGACACAGAGCAGAGTCCCTTTGCTTGAGCACTGTTTTCCCCAGGGAAGTCTGGGAGATGGGGAAGGCCAGCCGAAAAGGAGATCTGGCTAACCCCTACATAGGAGGTGGGTGCTGAGCTGTTTGCAATCAGCTGCAATTAACCACGAAAGGTTTCAAGGAACTGGGGCTCAAGTTGGCTTTTAAGGGAAGGGAGCGCAGGTTTGGGACAGAGAACTGGAGAGGGCACCTCCAGAGCCCTTGGGTGTGACGTAGCCCTTAGGTCTGACGTAgccctttgctccagttc
Above is a window of Saimiri boliviensis isolate mSaiBol1 chromosome 11, mSaiBol1.pri, whole genome shotgun sequence DNA encoding:
- the SYT6 gene encoding synaptotagmin-6 isoform X2 — protein: MPWRNKEASSPSPANPPLEALQSPSFRGNMADKLKDPSTLGFLEAAVKISHTSPDIPAEVQMSVKEHIMRHTRLQRQTTEPASSTRHTSFKRHLPRQMHVSSVDYGNELPPAAEQPTSIGRIKPELYKQKSVDGDDAKSEATKSCGKINFSLRYDYETETLIVRILKAFDLPAKDFCGSSDPYVKIYLLPDRKCKLQTRVHRKTLNPTFDENFHFPVPYEELADRKLHLSVFDFDRFSRHDMIGEVILDNLFEASDLSRETSIWKDIQYATSESVDLGEIMFSLCYLPTAGRLTLTVIKCRNLKAMDITGYSDPYVKVSLLCDGRRLKKKKTTIKKNTLNPVYNEAIIFDIPPENMDQVSLLISVMDYDRVGHNEIIGVCRVGINAEGLGRDHWNEMLAYPRKPIAHWHSLVEWQGRAASFDSESSCPSPKPPPTP
- the SYT6 gene encoding synaptotagmin-6 isoform X1; its protein translation is MPWRNKEASSPSPANPPLEALQSPSFRGNMADKLKDPSTLGFLEAAVKISHTSPDIPAEVQMSVKEHIMRHTRLQRQTTEPASSTRHTSFKRHLPRQMHVSSVDYGNELPPAAEQPTSIGRIKPELYKQKSVDGDDAKSEATKSCGKINFSLRYDYETETLIVRILKAFDLPAKDFCGSSDPYVKIYLLPDRKCKLQTRVHRKTLNPTFDENFHFPVPYEELADRKLHLSVFDFDRFSRHDMIGEVILDNLFEASDLSRETSIWKDIQYATSESVDLGEIMFSLCYLPTAGRLTLTVIKCRNLKAMDITGYSDPYVKVSLLCDGRRLKKKKTTIKKNTLNPVYNEAIIFDIPPENMDQVSLLISVMDYDRVGHNEIIGVCRVGINAEGLGRDHWNEMLAYPRKPIAHWHSLVEVKKSFKEWQGRAASFDSESSCPSPKPPPTP
- the SYT6 gene encoding synaptotagmin-6 isoform X3; protein product: MSGVWGAGGPRCQEALAVLASLCRARPPPLGLDVETCRSFELQPPERSPSAASAGTSVSLLAVVVIVCGVALVAVFLFLFWKLCWMPWRNKEASSPSPANPPLEALQSPSFRGNMADKLKDPSTLGFLEAAVKISHTSPDIPAEVQMSVKEHIMRHTRLQRQTTEPASSTRHTSFKRHLPRQMHVSSVDYGNELPPAAEQPTSIGRIKPELYKQKSVDGDDAKSEATKSCGKINFSLRYDYETETLIVRILKAFDLPAKDFCGSSDPYVKIYLLPDRKCKLQTRVHRKTLNPTFDENFHFPVPYEELADRKLHLSVFDFDRFSRHDMIGEVILDNLFEASDLSRETSIWKDIQYATSESVDLGEIMFSLCYLPTAGRLTLTVIKCRNLKAMDITGYSDPYVKVSLLCDGRRLKKKKTTIKKNTLNPVYNEAIIFDIPPENMDQVSLLISVMDYDRVGHNEIIGVCRVGINAEGLGRDHWNEMLAYPRKPIAHWHSLVEVKKSFKEWQGRAASFDSESSCPSPKPPPTP